In Erythrobacter sp. KY5, the DNA window TTTTGATGGGCGATGTCATGCCACCTGGCGCGATGCGGATTATGCAGCGCATGGGACCGATCAGCTCGATCAACTGGTCATTCAATGTCCTCGACCCGGAAACGCGCTCGAAAGACGGATGGTATCTCGCCGAGAATGCGAGCCAGCACGCCGATAGCGGCTATTCCTCGGAACGCTTGAGGATGTGGGACGCCGAGGGCAGCCAGGTGCTTGACGGCCTTCAATGCGTAGCGGTGTTCGGGTAAGCGCGCTTACTCCACGTCGCTGAAATCGGGCTTGCGCTTTTGCAGCGCGGCCATGACCGCTTCGATCTGGTTTGGACCGCGCATGATCGCGTGCTGCTCGACACTTTCTTCCATCAGGATTTCGTCGGTGTCCGCTTCCTGCATTACAGCGTGAAGCCGCTTGGCTGCGCGGATCGCGTGCGGGTTGCGATTGGCGATTTCAGTCGCGATCTCGGTCGCGCGGCGGTGCGGATCGTTTTCGACAAAGGTCGCAAGGCCCAGCGTGTGCGCCTCTGCGCCGTTGAATTCACGATTGGTATAGACCAGCTCGCGCAGCACATCATCGCGCACAAGGCCGCGCCACAGGGTATAGCCGCCCATGTCGGGCACAAGGCCCCATTTCAGTTCCATGATCGCCATGCGCGTATCTGGGTGAGCGACGCGGATATCAGCGCCGCTTGCGATCTGCAGCCCGCCTCCAAAGCACACGCCATGAAGCGCGGCGATGACCGGAACGGGCACCTTGCGCCAGACCATCGCGGCATATTGCGGACGGTTGGAGTTGCCGTTCGTCCGCTCGAGAAGCGTGGGCTCGTTCTCATCGGGAGCCTGCGAAAAACGTGACGTATCAAGGCCTGCGCAAAAGGCGCGCCCCTCGCCGGAAAGGACGACCGCGCGAACGCCCTTGGCCTTGGTAAGATATTCGCCTGCCTCGATGATTGCGGCGAACATTTTAGGGTCGAGCGCATTCATCTTGTCGGGGCGGGTCAAGCGGACCTGAGCCACGCCATCCGAGCTGATTTCGATCGACACGCGATCGTTCTCCGGCTTGGTCGGCGCGTTGGTCTGGACTTGGTTATCGGCCTCGATTTGCGACATCGTGATCCCTTACATCTGTCTTGATAAGTGTCGGCTGAAGGTGGAGCAACGCACGCGCGCTGTCCACCCGAAACGGGATGAGCCGCCTCGCTTCAGGCGTGGTTTTCGCGCCTGAAGGTTTCCGGTGTCGCAGGGCAATCGAGGTAGTAGCCACCCTCTGGATGGGTCGCGAGAAGTCCGCCCAGTTCGACAGCGAGGAGCTTGCCCCTCACCCGCGCAACATGGACTGCTACGCTGTTGGTGGAGGGCTCGAAATTGAGCCGCCACACCTCGGCGAGCAACTGGCGCTTTGTCACGGGTTCGCCCGGCGTATCAGCCAGTCGCCACACCAGCTCGAACTCGCGGGGGTGAAAGCCGAGCCAGCGATCATCAACCCGCCCGTCGCGATGAATCAGGTCAAGTGTGAGGTCGCCCACCTCGCGAAATCGCGGGATGAGCAGGTCGCTGTCCGGAAACCGGCGCCTTGCGGCGGAATTCTTCATAATTGTCCCCCTGCGCGCATCGAATAGACCGCGCCTGTCGTAAAAATAAGGTGATCGAGCAGCTCGATATCGAGCATTTGTGCGATGGCTTTGAGCTTCCGGGTCGCCTCGATATCATAAGCGCTGGGTCTACAGAGCCCTGACGGATGGTTGTGAGCGAGGATGATCCCGTGCGCATCGACACTCAAAGCGGCCTGAAAAAGCTCGCGAATGCGCATCGAAAGGCTTCCCGCTGCGCCGTTGCCGATCGGCGTATCTCCGAGATAGGAGCGTGCATTGTCGACGAACAGGGCGTGCATCCGCTCGCATGATCCCGACGGACCCACGACCATGGCCCGCAGCAATTCGACAAGCTCGCGCTGCTGCCTGGCAAACGTTGCCCGTCGCTGTTCGGGCAGTTTGAACACCTGCTGGATCATTTAAGCTCATCCCGCCAGGATGCATTACCGGAAAACAGCTGTTGCCGAGCCGCGCCGGGACCGGCGACGCTTATGTTCGAGGGGGCCTGACCGCGCCAAAGCCGCCAGGAACGATAATCGCCATAAATGCGCGTGCGGCGGATATGCCGTCCCACACCTATCGCGAGGAACAGAAGCTGGAACCAGCCGGGAACCAGCACCATCGTTGCATAAGCGATCGGGGCGATGATCTCGCTCATCCCCCTTGCAAGATGAGCGGTCATGGCAAGAACCTGCATCCCTGCGATGAACAAAGGGTAGTTTCGATTGGCGTAGAGCGCCACGACAACCAAAACTATACCCGCAACCACATCGGTTGCCGCAGCGAATGTATCTACGCCGAGCAGCTGGACTCCACTCCCCGTGGCCCTCTCGTACAACCAGCCGGCAGCTTCGAAAAACACAAGCCACGTTACGGCCACGATGCGTTCCGGCGCGGCACCCCAGATGAGCGCCGCGCCGCAAACGAAGAATGCCAGTACGTTCTGGATCAGGCCGCGGCTGTCACCATCAAGTACGAGTTCGAGCATTGCGGCGTTCCAGTTCAGGCTTCGACCGGGACCTTGAGGTCTGCCGTATCGTCGAGACGCGCGGTCGCTTCCTTCGGAATGACCGTATCGACGCCGTTTTCGCCGCCCATCTTTTCGCGGCCGATCTTGCTCAATTCATCATGGACGCGCAGCAGCGTGGTCGACATTGCTAGCGCCTGGCTTTCGGCCTGATTGAGGCGCATCAGAGCGCGCTGGCCATCGGCGACTTCGACTTCAGGGTTCTGGCGAGCGGCAAGCATGGCTTGTTTGAGGCGGGCGCAGGCGATCATGGATTCATCGGCAAGGGCTTCGGCTTCGCGGATAAGCTTGCGGATATTGTGAGCGTCGTTGAGGATGCGATCGGACATGGGAGGATCTCCAAACAGGCCCCTGTGCTCGTCAGGAAAACCCTCGTTCATCGACCGGGACGGTCGCACGTCCTTCCAACGCATCGCTAAGCGTCACCGCTGCGGTGACAGTGAGAACCACAGCAGCCAGAAAGCCGAATGCGATACCCACGATTGCTGCGAGGCGATAAAGGACAGCGTGTTCGCCGTCGAGCGCCCGGGCAACAACCCTTGGTTCGCCAGGTCGCAGCCAGGGCGCCTGTTGTTCCAGCGGGAGAACGTCGCTCATCACGAGTTCGCCCGGGTCGTTGCCAGGAGAGATATCGACGATCAGTCCCGGATTGGGGACCTGATTATTTTTGTATGCAGGTTCACTATAGGGGTTCTGATTCGATGCAACCCGTTCAGTTTCCTCGGCTTTTTCTTCCGAAGGCGCGTCTTCTGAATTGGGATCTTCAGCATTGTCGGCCCGATAACACTCGACCAGATCGCCAAGACTTTCCGCTTCGTAGATGTCCTTAAGTGCACGGATATGCTGATTGATTCGAGTTTCCGAGACGCCCAGTTCCTGCGCGATAACCTTGATCGAGGCACGCCTGTCGATCATTTCCATAACCGCACGCTGCCGCTCGGTAAGCGGCCGAGCTTCTGGGCTAGGCATGGGAGGCTCCACCTGTTTATTCATCGGGTACTCGCTAAGACAACAGACTGCTTTGCTTGTTAGTTCCGCCCCTTACACATCAACTGACCAAGCGTTTGATAGATCGGATCAAGCGGCTGAGCTATTGACCCCAACCGACGAGAGATATCGCTTAATATTACGGGCTGCCTGTCTCAGCCGCTGTTCGTTTTCGACCAT includes these proteins:
- a CDS encoding crotonase/enoyl-CoA hydratase family protein; this translates as MSQIEADNQVQTNAPTKPENDRVSIEISSDGVAQVRLTRPDKMNALDPKMFAAIIEAGEYLTKAKGVRAVVLSGEGRAFCAGLDTSRFSQAPDENEPTLLERTNGNSNRPQYAAMVWRKVPVPVIAALHGVCFGGGLQIASGADIRVAHPDTRMAIMELKWGLVPDMGGYTLWRGLVRDDVLRELVYTNREFNGAEAHTLGLATFVENDPHRRATEIATEIANRNPHAIRAAKRLHAVMQEADTDEILMEESVEQHAIMRGPNQIEAVMAALQKRKPDFSDVE
- a CDS encoding winged helix-turn-helix domain-containing protein, which gives rise to MKNSAARRRFPDSDLLIPRFREVGDLTLDLIHRDGRVDDRWLGFHPREFELVWRLADTPGEPVTKRQLLAEVWRLNFEPSTNSVAVHVARVRGKLLAVELGGLLATHPEGGYYLDCPATPETFRRENHA
- a CDS encoding JAB domain-containing protein, whose amino-acid sequence is MIQQVFKLPEQRRATFARQQRELVELLRAMVVGPSGSCERMHALFVDNARSYLGDTPIGNGAAGSLSMRIRELFQAALSVDAHGIILAHNHPSGLCRPSAYDIEATRKLKAIAQMLDIELLDHLIFTTGAVYSMRAGGQL
- a CDS encoding LuxR C-terminal-related transcriptional regulator encodes the protein MPSPEARPLTERQRAVMEMIDRRASIKVIAQELGVSETRINQHIRALKDIYEAESLGDLVECYRADNAEDPNSEDAPSEEKAEETERVASNQNPYSEPAYKNNQVPNPGLIVDISPGNDPGELVMSDVLPLEQQAPWLRPGEPRVVARALDGEHAVLYRLAAIVGIAFGFLAAVVLTVTAAVTLSDALEGRATVPVDERGFS